Proteins encoded by one window of Candidatus Methylomirabilota bacterium:
- a CDS encoding peptidylprolyl isomerase, with amino-acid sequence MRTRLLLLTALVVALGASPAVPTAAWAQAPKPAEPQKGPARVSQTAEIAMEKGGVIKIEFFADDAPKTVENFVTLAKKGFYDGLTFHRIEPNFVVQGGDPKGDGTGGPGYKIKAEFNKNKHERGAVAMARSNDPDSAGSQFYITLAPANFLDGKYTVFGKVVSGMNIVDNIKKGDKMKSVKIIDAAQ; translated from the coding sequence GTGAGAACCCGACTGCTGCTGCTGACCGCCCTCGTCGTCGCGCTCGGCGCGTCCCCGGCCGTGCCCACGGCCGCGTGGGCCCAGGCCCCCAAACCCGCAGAGCCCCAGAAAGGACCCGCGCGCGTGAGCCAGACGGCCGAGATCGCAATGGAGAAGGGCGGCGTCATCAAGATCGAGTTCTTCGCCGATGACGCGCCCAAGACGGTCGAGAACTTCGTCACCCTCGCCAAGAAGGGCTTCTACGACGGGCTGACCTTCCACCGCATCGAGCCCAACTTCGTCGTCCAGGGCGGCGACCCGAAGGGCGACGGCACGGGCGGCCCCGGCTACAAGATCAAGGCCGAGTTCAACAAGAACAAGCACGAGCGCGGCGCCGTCGCCATGGCGCGGAGCAACGACCCCGACTCCGCCGGCAGCCAGTTCTACATCACGCTCGCCCCGGCGAACTTCCTCGACGGCAAGTACACGGTGTTCGGCAAGGTCGTCTCGGGCATGAACATCGTGGACAACATCAAGAAGGGCGACAAGATGAAGTCCGTGAAGATCATCGACGCAGCGCAGTAG
- a CDS encoding D-aminoacylase, producing the protein MAWSLLIKHGMVVDGSGAPGVAADVALEGDRIAAVGPNLAGQVERTIDAKGLMVAPGFIDIHSHSDLVYDKCPGAESKVRQGVTTEVVGMCGFSPGPIAPGREEAIRDWIGGIGNKPPVSWHSFGEYLDHVRGLGTSVNVVQFVGHGALRLATVGGDNRPATADEQKQMERHLAEALDAGAWGYSTGLVYAPGIYGSTEELIALAKSMATRGGHYFSHVRGEAGTLEKAYEEAIRIGEEAGVPVQIAHVKASGRENWGKMERALRMISDARARGVDVTGDVYPYPAGSTKMDNLLPPWMHDGGTAKLLDRLADPAARERAIADCLIGGERWGTGSGSYGWDEVMVATCSRPELAGKNLAELARLTGREPAHAMMDLVLSERAGVSMVGFSQSEENVAIASADPHTMIGSDSLSLHSGPGPHPGKPHPRSYGTFPRVLGVYCREKRLFSWETAVHKMTGMPAGKLGLKNRGVVKTGYAADLALFDPKTVRDEATFPDPHRHPVGIPYVVVNGQVVVDGPRYNAVPAGRVLTR; encoded by the coding sequence ATGGCCTGGTCGCTCCTGATCAAGCACGGCATGGTGGTGGACGGGAGCGGCGCCCCGGGCGTGGCCGCCGACGTGGCGCTCGAGGGCGACAGGATCGCCGCCGTCGGACCTAATCTCGCCGGCCAGGTCGAGCGGACCATCGACGCCAAGGGGCTGATGGTCGCTCCGGGCTTCATCGACATCCACTCGCATTCCGACCTCGTCTACGACAAGTGTCCGGGCGCCGAATCCAAGGTGCGCCAAGGGGTCACGACCGAGGTCGTCGGCATGTGCGGCTTTTCACCGGGGCCGATCGCGCCGGGCCGCGAAGAGGCGATCCGCGACTGGATCGGCGGCATCGGCAACAAGCCGCCCGTCAGCTGGCACAGCTTCGGCGAGTACCTCGACCACGTGCGCGGCCTCGGCACCTCCGTCAACGTCGTCCAGTTCGTGGGCCACGGCGCGCTGCGCCTGGCGACGGTGGGGGGCGATAACCGGCCGGCGACAGCAGACGAGCAGAAACAGATGGAGCGGCACCTGGCGGAGGCGCTCGACGCCGGCGCCTGGGGCTACTCGACGGGCTTGGTCTACGCGCCGGGTATCTACGGCTCGACGGAGGAGCTGATCGCGCTGGCGAAGAGCATGGCCACGCGCGGCGGGCACTACTTCTCTCACGTCCGCGGCGAGGCGGGCACCCTCGAGAAAGCCTACGAAGAGGCGATCAGGATCGGCGAAGAAGCCGGCGTGCCCGTCCAGATCGCCCACGTCAAGGCCTCGGGGCGGGAGAACTGGGGCAAGATGGAGCGCGCGCTCCGGATGATCTCGGACGCCAGAGCCCGCGGGGTGGACGTGACGGGCGACGTCTATCCGTACCCCGCGGGCAGCACCAAGATGGACAATCTCCTGCCGCCCTGGATGCACGACGGCGGCACGGCGAAGCTTCTCGATCGCCTCGCCGATCCGGCGGCGCGCGAGCGCGCCATCGCCGACTGCCTGATCGGGGGCGAGCGCTGGGGCACCGGCTCCGGCTCCTACGGCTGGGACGAGGTGATGGTCGCGACCTGCTCGAGGCCCGAGCTCGCGGGCAAGAACCTGGCCGAGCTCGCGCGGCTCACCGGGCGGGAACCTGCGCACGCCATGATGGACCTCGTCCTCTCGGAGCGCGCCGGCGTCAGCATGGTCGGCTTCTCCCAGAGCGAGGAGAACGTCGCGATCGCCAGCGCCGATCCCCACACCATGATCGGCTCGGACTCGCTCTCGCTCCACTCGGGGCCGGGGCCGCATCCCGGCAAGCCGCACCCGCGGAGCTACGGGACGTTCCCGCGCGTGCTCGGCGTCTACTGCCGCGAGAAGCGGCTCTTCTCGTGGGAGACGGCGGTGCACAAGATGACCGGCATGCCCGCCGGCAAGCTCGGCCTCAAGAATCGCGGCGTGGTCAAGACCGGCTACGCCGCCGACCTGGCGCTCTTCGACCCCAAGACCGTCCGCGACGAGGCGACCTTTCCCGACCCGCACCGGCACCCCGTGGGCATTCCCTACGTCGTCGTCAACGGGCAGGTTGTGGTGGACGGCCCGCGTTACAACGCCGTCCCCGCCGGGCGCGTCCTGACGCGGTAG
- a CDS encoding substrate-binding domain-containing protein has translation MRRLLAAALLLALPGAAWAQSSTVILSTTTSTQDSGLLDVLVPMFEKKTGLTVKTISVGTGQALALAARGEADVTLAHAPSVERKYVEEGKLLNRRLVMYNDFVIIGPPEDPAKIKGFPKALDAMKRIAESRSRFVSRGDKSGTHTLELGLWKQAGVEPNGPWYIESGQGMGQTLGIANDRRAYTLTDRATWLAFQKRVSLPVLVEKDKPLLNIYSVMEVNPANGPRVNGAGGRAFAEFILASETQAVIRTFGMDKFGQPLFVPIAGRTDADFP, from the coding sequence ATGCGCCGGCTGCTCGCCGCCGCCCTGCTGTTGGCGCTTCCCGGCGCGGCATGGGCCCAGTCCTCGACGGTTATCTTGTCCACGACCACGAGCACGCAGGACTCCGGGCTGCTCGACGTGCTGGTGCCCATGTTCGAGAAAAAGACGGGGCTGACCGTCAAGACGATCTCGGTCGGCACGGGGCAGGCCCTGGCGCTGGCGGCGCGCGGCGAGGCCGACGTGACGCTGGCCCATGCTCCCTCCGTCGAGCGGAAGTACGTCGAAGAGGGCAAGCTGCTCAATCGGCGCCTCGTCATGTACAACGACTTCGTCATCATCGGCCCGCCGGAGGACCCGGCGAAGATCAAAGGTTTTCCAAAGGCGCTCGACGCGATGAAGAGGATCGCGGAGAGCCGGTCGCGCTTCGTCTCTCGCGGGGACAAGTCGGGCACGCACACGCTCGAGCTCGGGCTGTGGAAGCAGGCCGGCGTCGAGCCCAACGGCCCCTGGTACATCGAGTCGGGCCAGGGCATGGGGCAGACCCTCGGCATCGCGAATGACCGGCGTGCCTATACGCTAACGGACCGCGCGACGTGGCTCGCCTTCCAGAAGCGCGTGAGCCTGCCGGTCCTCGTCGAGAAGGACAAGCCGCTGCTTAATATCTATTCGGTCATGGAGGTCAACCCGGCGAACGGGCCGCGTGTGAACGGGGCGGGCGGCAGGGCCTTCGCGGAATTCATCCTGGCGTCCGAGACACAGGCCGTGATCAGGACGTTCGGCATGGACAAGTTCGGCCAGCCCCTCTTCGTGCCGATCGCCGGTCGGACCGACGCAGACTTCCCATAG
- a CDS encoding ABC transporter permease: MELIGQGIVQALQLLASGDAGVWQITWLSLRISATATLLSLVVGIPLGTALALTRFPGRGLAVSLINTGMGLPPVVVGLFVTIVLWRNGLLGMLELLYTPTAMVLAQLVIAAPIVTGLTLAAIQQVPDKFRLQLLALGASRAQMVWTLLKEARLPMLAAVMAGFGAVISEVGASLMVGGNIKGSTRVLTTATVLETSKGNFDAAIALSLILLLVMFLVNWALTWIQQGRRA; encoded by the coding sequence ATGGAGCTGATCGGGCAGGGTATTGTCCAGGCGCTGCAGCTCCTGGCGAGCGGCGATGCCGGCGTGTGGCAGATCACGTGGCTGTCGCTTCGCATCTCCGCGACGGCCACGCTGCTTTCGCTCGTGGTCGGCATCCCGCTGGGCACGGCTTTGGCGCTCACGCGCTTTCCGGGGCGCGGCCTCGCCGTGAGTCTGATCAATACCGGCATGGGGCTGCCGCCGGTCGTCGTCGGTCTCTTCGTCACGATCGTCCTCTGGCGGAATGGGCTCCTCGGAATGCTCGAGCTGCTCTACACCCCGACCGCCATGGTCCTGGCCCAGCTCGTGATCGCCGCTCCCATCGTCACGGGGCTCACGCTGGCGGCCATCCAACAGGTGCCCGACAAATTCCGCCTCCAGCTCCTGGCGCTCGGCGCCTCGCGGGCGCAGATGGTGTGGACCTTATTAAAGGAGGCGCGCCTGCCCATGCTGGCAGCCGTCATGGCGGGCTTTGGCGCCGTCATCTCAGAGGTGGGCGCCTCGCTCATGGTCGGCGGCAACATCAAGGGCTCGACGCGGGTGCTGACCACGGCGACCGTGCTCGAGACGAGCAAGGGCAATTTCGACGCGGCCATCGCGCTCTCGCTGATCCTCCTGCTCGTGATGTTCCTGGTGAACTGGGCGTTGACCTGGATCCAGCAGGGCCGCCGCGCCTGA
- the modA gene encoding molybdate ABC transporter substrate-binding protein, whose translation MTRSGLVALAFALAVARGAEAQPATVPTLVVYAAADLDMAFREIKPLFEKATGARVTLVIGSTGNFAKQIEHGAPADVFFAANESFVDDLRAAGAVIPQTRTLYAQGRIVLAVPKKSVIAVRDLGDLLKPEVRRLAIANPAHAPYGRAAQEALERAGVWEKVKPKLVYGENIRHTLQFVETGAVEAGIVALSIADAPGITYAAIDPKLYAPLNQVAAVVKRSPHPDLGAAFIQFVNGPEGRPIMKRYGFLLPGEF comes from the coding sequence ATGACACGATCCGGTCTCGTTGCCCTCGCTTTTGCACTTGCCGTGGCGCGCGGGGCGGAGGCCCAGCCCGCCACCGTCCCGACTCTCGTCGTGTACGCCGCCGCCGACCTGGACATGGCCTTCCGCGAGATCAAGCCGCTCTTCGAGAAGGCGACGGGCGCGCGCGTGACGCTCGTGATCGGATCGACGGGCAACTTCGCCAAGCAGATCGAGCACGGCGCCCCGGCCGATGTCTTCTTTGCCGCCAACGAGAGCTTTGTCGACGATCTCCGGGCCGCGGGGGCGGTCATTCCCCAGACACGGACGCTTTACGCCCAGGGGCGGATCGTCCTGGCCGTGCCGAAGAAGTCTGTGATCGCGGTGCGTGATCTCGGCGATCTCCTCAAGCCCGAGGTGCGGCGCCTGGCGATCGCCAACCCGGCCCACGCGCCCTACGGCCGCGCCGCCCAGGAGGCGCTCGAGCGCGCGGGCGTGTGGGAGAAGGTCAAGCCGAAGCTCGTGTACGGCGAAAACATCCGCCACACGCTCCAGTTCGTCGAGACGGGCGCCGTCGAGGCCGGCATCGTGGCGCTCTCGATCGCCGATGCGCCGGGGATCACGTACGCGGCGATCGATCCGAAGCTCTACGCGCCGCTCAACCAGGTCGCGGCGGTGGTCAAGCGGAGCCCGCACCCTGACCTGGGCGCGGCCTTCATCCAGTTCGTCAACGGCCCCGAGGGGCGTCCCATCATGAAGCGCTACGGCTTCCTCTTGCCCGGGGAGTTCTAG
- the modB gene encoding molybdate ABC transporter permease subunit: MDYFPLWLSLKVSVTATILTVATGLPLAWVLALKRFPGRDLAEAVVVLPLVLPPTVLGYYLLVLISRQGVIGRVLDAAGIELAFTWRAAVLAAWVGSSALFIKAAQAGFESVDRRLEQAALTLGRSQWSVFWSITLPLASRAVMAGTVLAFCRALGDFGITLMVAGSIPGLTQTTPLAIYDLVQSNRMAEANTLSLIAVATVVLLLMGIGRLARLRF, from the coding sequence ATGGATTACTTTCCGCTCTGGCTCTCGCTCAAGGTCTCCGTGACCGCCACCATCCTGACGGTGGCGACGGGGCTGCCGCTGGCGTGGGTGCTCGCGCTCAAGCGCTTCCCCGGCCGCGACCTCGCCGAAGCCGTGGTCGTCCTGCCCCTCGTCCTGCCGCCGACCGTGCTCGGCTACTACCTCCTCGTCCTGATCAGCCGCCAGGGCGTGATCGGGCGCGTCCTCGACGCCGCGGGGATCGAGCTTGCCTTCACGTGGCGGGCGGCCGTGCTGGCGGCATGGGTGGGATCGAGCGCGCTCTTTATCAAGGCCGCACAGGCCGGTTTCGAGTCGGTGGACCGAAGGCTCGAGCAGGCGGCGCTCACCCTCGGACGCTCCCAGTGGAGCGTGTTCTGGTCCATCACCCTTCCGCTCGCCTCGCGCGCCGTCATGGCCGGCACCGTGCTGGCATTCTGCCGGGCGCTAGGCGACTTCGGCATCACGCTGATGGTCGCGGGCAGCATCCCCGGCCTGACGCAGACGACGCCGCTCGCCATCTACGACCTCGTCCAGTCCAACCGCATGGCCGAGGCCAACACGCTCTCCCTGATCGCTGTTGCGACGGTGGTGCTCCTCCTGATGGGGATCGGGCGTCTCGCGCGCCTCCGGTTCTGA
- a CDS encoding ABC transporter ATP-binding protein yields the protein MALLLEVRKALPGFTLDVAWEAGDEVVTLFGPSGAGKTLTLQCLAGLVRPDSGRIVVNGTVFFDGARGVDVPTQRRRLGYVFQGYALFPHLNVLDNVAYGLRHLAAPARRERTREVLDRLGLADLASRRPRELSGGQQQRVALGRALAPDPALILLDEPLSALDLPLRQALRDDLRAVLAEWRTAAVLVTHDFTEAYRLGDRIVVYEAGRVIQTALRAELLWQPASERVAGIVGIRNVLHGTVLKATPDRIQFHWRGQLLEAVNSPTRSYLPAPDSALAFFIRPEYVRLIRKDRGSPDSGHHMNLMQGRVVGEADFGTTWTLYVRLDAPGAPAQGEYDLEIEVPRLVYEILDIARDRQWQLSIHRGSIHVLPSSPLSPLGRGPQFELRRLRRGESWEGEGEQ from the coding sequence GTGGCGCTCCTTCTCGAGGTCAGGAAGGCGCTGCCGGGCTTCACGCTCGACGTCGCCTGGGAAGCCGGCGACGAGGTCGTCACGCTCTTCGGCCCCTCGGGAGCGGGCAAGACGCTCACGCTCCAGTGCTTAGCAGGGCTAGTCCGCCCCGATTCGGGCCGCATCGTCGTCAACGGGACGGTCTTCTTCGACGGCGCGCGGGGCGTGGACGTGCCGACGCAGCGCCGCCGGCTCGGCTACGTCTTCCAGGGCTACGCGCTCTTCCCTCATCTCAACGTGCTGGACAACGTCGCCTACGGCCTCCGCCACCTCGCCGCGCCCGCGCGCCGCGAGCGCACGCGCGAGGTGCTGGACCGGCTCGGGCTGGCGGACCTGGCCTCACGCCGCCCTCGCGAGCTTTCGGGCGGCCAGCAGCAGCGCGTGGCCCTCGGCCGCGCGCTCGCTCCCGACCCGGCGCTCATTCTCCTCGACGAGCCGCTCTCCGCGCTCGACCTGCCGCTGCGCCAGGCGCTGCGCGACGACCTCCGCGCCGTGCTGGCGGAGTGGCGGACCGCGGCCGTCCTCGTGACCCACGACTTCACCGAGGCCTATCGCCTCGGCGACCGCATCGTGGTCTACGAAGCCGGGCGCGTCATCCAGACGGCGCTGCGCGCCGAGCTCCTGTGGCAGCCGGCCTCGGAGCGCGTGGCGGGCATCGTCGGCATCCGCAATGTGCTCCATGGTACTGTCCTCAAGGCGACGCCCGACCGCATCCAGTTCCACTGGCGGGGGCAGCTCCTGGAAGCGGTCAACTCGCCCACGCGCTCCTACCTGCCGGCGCCCGACAGCGCGCTCGCCTTCTTCATCCGGCCGGAGTACGTGCGGCTCATCCGCAAGGACCGCGGCTCGCCAGACTCGGGACACCACATGAACTTGATGCAGGGGCGCGTGGTCGGCGAGGCCGACTTTGGGACGACGTGGACGCTCTACGTCCGGCTCGACGCCCCGGGGGCGCCGGCCCAGGGCGAGTACGACCTCGAGATCGAGGTGCCGCGCCTCGTCTACGAGATTCTCGACATCGCCCGCGACCGCCAGTGGCAGCTTTCCATACACCGCGGCTCCATCCACGTCCTGCCCTCCTCCCCCCTCTCCCCTCTGGGGAGAGGGCCGCAGTTCGAGCTGAGACGTTTGCGGCGAGGCGAGAGCTGGGAGGGTGAGGGGGAGCAATGA
- a CDS encoding ABC transporter ATP-binding protein, which produces MTLVVELSGIRVVHDGRAVLDVPDLSVARGEVLSVIGPNGAGKSSLLRVIGALEAPAAGTVRFQGAPVVAESALAVRRRMASVFQEPLLADTTVFDNVAMGLRFRRAARGQVETRVARWLARFAIAPLASRPARTLSGGEAQRAALARALVVEPELLLLDEPFSALDQPTREALIGDLGRILREERITTVLVTHDHEEAMVLADRVGVLIDGRLVQLDVTSRVFRAPVSEEVARFVGVETMIECRVLSSTGGVSLIEAGGQSMEVAQAAVPGERVRLCLRAEDVTLKTGSPPPGAALPPNRLKGTVARLSPVGLHVRVSVDCGFPLTALVTQRAVEELGLDEGVKVTVQFKATAPHLLRGGKP; this is translated from the coding sequence ATGACCCTCGTCGTCGAGCTCTCGGGCATCCGCGTCGTCCACGACGGCCGCGCCGTCCTCGACGTGCCGGATCTCTCCGTGGCGCGGGGAGAGGTGCTCTCGGTCATCGGGCCCAACGGCGCGGGCAAGTCGAGCCTCCTCCGCGTGATCGGCGCCCTCGAGGCGCCCGCCGCTGGGACAGTGCGCTTCCAGGGCGCACCGGTTGTCGCCGAGTCGGCGCTGGCGGTGAGGCGGCGGATGGCGAGCGTCTTCCAGGAGCCGCTCCTCGCTGACACGACGGTCTTCGACAATGTCGCCATGGGCCTGCGCTTCCGCCGCGCCGCGCGCGGGCAGGTTGAGACGCGGGTTGCCCGCTGGCTCGCGCGTTTTGCCATCGCCCCACTGGCGTCGCGCCCGGCGCGCACGCTCTCGGGCGGGGAGGCCCAGCGCGCGGCGCTCGCTCGGGCGCTCGTCGTCGAGCCCGAGCTGCTCCTGCTGGACGAGCCCTTCTCGGCGCTCGACCAGCCGACGCGCGAAGCCCTCATCGGGGACCTCGGCCGCATCCTCCGCGAGGAGCGCATCACCACGGTCCTCGTGACTCACGACCATGAAGAAGCGATGGTGCTGGCCGACCGGGTGGGGGTGCTGATCGACGGGCGGCTGGTTCAGCTCGATGTCACCTCGCGCGTCTTCCGCGCGCCGGTATCGGAGGAGGTCGCGCGTTTCGTCGGCGTGGAGACGATGATCGAGTGCCGTGTGCTCTCCTCGACGGGCGGAGTTTCGCTCATCGAGGCCGGAGGCCAGAGCATGGAGGTCGCGCAGGCCGCCGTACCCGGCGAGCGCGTGCGCCTCTGTCTCCGGGCCGAGGACGTCACGCTCAAGACAGGCTCACCGCCCCCCGGCGCGGCGCTCCCCCCCAATCGCCTCAAGGGTACGGTCGCGCGGCTCAGCCCAGTCGGGCTCCATGTGCGCGTCTCCGTTGACTGCGGCTTCCCGCTGACGGCACTCGTGACGCAGCGTGCCGTTGAGGAATTGGGCCTGGATGAGGGGGTCAAGGTCACCGTCCAGTTCAAGGCCACGGCACCCCATCTTTTGAGGGGCGGGAAGCCTTGA
- a CDS encoding YdcH family protein, translating into MADLELLIARLSAENPEFRQLQEEHARYEQELKELNSRGFLTADQQWRVSELKKLKLMGKDQMESMVRHARDAAHA; encoded by the coding sequence ATGGCCGATCTGGAATTGCTGATCGCGCGTTTGTCCGCTGAGAACCCCGAGTTCCGCCAGCTCCAGGAAGAGCACGCCCGATACGAGCAGGAGCTGAAGGAGCTCAACAGTCGCGGGTTTCTCACGGCGGACCAGCAGTGGCGGGTCAGCGAGCTCAAGAAGCTCAAGCTGATGGGCAAGGACCAGATGGAGTCGATGGTCCGTCACGCGCGCGACGCCGCGCACGCCTGA
- the moaC gene encoding cyclic pyranopterin monophosphate synthase MoaC: MPPSREAPGFRGLSHLTPSGDARMVDVSPKKETAREAVARVVLKMRPATLSAIRAGQMAKGDVLGVARTAGIMAAKRTPDLIPLCHPLRITGCDIAFALDPKRSTVTIEARVRTVDKTGVEMEALTAAAVAGLTVYDMVKAVDRGVVLSGLCLLEKSGGKSGIWRRRKP, translated from the coding sequence ATGCCGCCGTCACGGGAGGCGCCGGGATTTCGCGGCCTCTCCCACCTGACGCCGTCCGGCGACGCCCGGATGGTGGACGTCTCGCCGAAGAAGGAAACGGCCCGGGAAGCGGTGGCCCGCGTCGTGCTGAAGATGCGCCCCGCTACGCTCAGCGCGATCCGCGCCGGGCAGATGGCCAAGGGTGACGTGCTGGGCGTGGCGCGTACGGCCGGCATCATGGCGGCCAAGCGCACCCCCGATCTGATCCCCCTCTGCCACCCGCTGCGCATCACCGGCTGCGACATCGCCTTCGCCCTCGACCCCAAGCGCTCGACCGTCACCATCGAGGCGCGCGTCCGCACCGTGGACAAGACGGGCGTCGAGATGGAGGCGCTGACCGCCGCGGCCGTCGCTGGGCTCACGGTCTACGACATGGTCAAGGCGGTGGACCGGGGCGTGGTGCTGTCGGGGCTGTGTCTGCTCGAGAAGTCCGGCGGCAAATCCGGTATCTGGCGGCGACGGAAGCCGTGA
- a CDS encoding acetoin utilization protein AcuC: MKTALVHSEEWRRFDYGSEHPLRMERLGLTWRLMEAYGLTSGPNLKVLTPEPASVDAITRFHSRDYIEILRAVSAGDSVPHAARYGLGAGDNPIFPGLWEAAQLVAGGSLLASRLVLDNEAARAFHFAGGLHHAMPERASGFCYVNDAVLAIMELRRRDWKVAYVDIDAHHGDGVQFAFYDDPRVLTISSHERGDRLFPGTGFVEEMGEGKGIGYSVNLPLQPYTDDAVYEPAFEAVVPPLLRAFEPDVVVLQLGIDSHRTDPLTHLAWTVQGFTKIVARLLELSPRVVALGGGGYDLPNVARAWTAAWAAMNGAELPAEIPRACQKELAAHGLKSMRLWDPPLELPADTRQWAEEYAMRQVKAIREHIFPIHAL; the protein is encoded by the coding sequence GTGAAGACCGCGCTCGTCCATTCCGAGGAGTGGCGGCGCTTCGACTATGGCTCCGAGCACCCGCTCCGTATGGAGCGCCTGGGCCTGACGTGGCGGCTCATGGAGGCCTACGGCCTCACGTCGGGGCCGAACCTCAAGGTGCTGACGCCCGAGCCCGCCTCCGTCGACGCTATCACCCGCTTCCACAGCCGCGACTACATCGAGATCCTGCGCGCCGTCAGCGCGGGCGACTCGGTGCCTCACGCCGCGCGCTACGGGCTCGGGGCCGGCGACAACCCGATCTTCCCGGGCCTCTGGGAGGCGGCTCAGCTCGTGGCCGGCGGCTCGCTGCTCGCCTCGCGGCTCGTTCTCGACAATGAGGCCGCGCGCGCCTTCCACTTCGCGGGCGGGCTCCACCACGCCATGCCCGAGCGCGCCTCGGGCTTCTGCTACGTCAACGACGCGGTGCTGGCCATCATGGAGCTGCGCCGGCGCGACTGGAAGGTTGCCTACGTGGACATCGACGCGCATCACGGCGACGGCGTCCAGTTCGCCTTCTACGATGACCCGCGCGTGCTGACGATCTCGAGCCACGAGCGCGGTGACCGGCTCTTCCCGGGCACAGGCTTCGTCGAGGAGATGGGCGAGGGCAAGGGGATCGGCTATTCGGTCAACCTGCCGCTCCAGCCCTACACGGACGACGCGGTCTACGAGCCCGCGTTCGAGGCGGTGGTGCCGCCGCTCCTGCGCGCCTTCGAGCCCGACGTGGTCGTGCTCCAGCTCGGCATCGACTCGCACCGGACCGATCCGCTGACCCATCTCGCATGGACGGTGCAGGGCTTCACCAAGATCGTGGCGCGGCTTCTCGAGCTGTCCCCCCGCGTGGTCGCGCTCGGCGGCGGCGGCTACGACCTGCCGAACGTCGCGCGGGCGTGGACCGCGGCGTGGGCCGCGATGAACGGCGCGGAGCTTCCTGCCGAGATTCCGCGCGCCTGCCAGAAGGAGCTGGCCGCCCATGGTCTGAAGAGCATGCGCCTCTGGGACCCGCCGCTCGAGTTGCCCGCCGACACGCGGCAGTGGGCTGAGGAGTACGCCATGCGCCAGGTCAAGGCCATCCGCGAGCACATCTTCCCGATCCACGCGTTGTAG
- a CDS encoding zinc-binding dehydrogenase, translating into MRGVVFLGERKLEIQEFPDPTPGPGEVVLAIKASGMCGSDLHPYRAAGNAAAALGLGSGGPVIAGHEPCGVVAAVGAGVPADFAPVGARVMNHHYKGCGRCKHCRVGWSQLCRGGITVYGMTGHGGHAPFMKAPAFTMVPLPDELSFEEGAAVSCGTGTAYGALKRIDASGRDTLAVFGQGPVGLSATMLGHAMGARVIAVDVSVERLKLAKEFGADAVVNSKESDPVAAIHDLTHGEGAETTMDCTGVAEARVAAVRSAGTWGRVAFVGEGGTATFDISKHLLRRQLTIHASWTFSAMGQAECARFIVDKKVPLKKLLTHRFKLDEAEKAYKLFDTQTTGKGVFVF; encoded by the coding sequence ATGCGCGGCGTCGTCTTTCTCGGAGAGCGGAAGCTGGAGATCCAGGAGTTCCCCGATCCCACCCCGGGGCCGGGCGAGGTCGTCCTCGCCATCAAGGCGTCGGGCATGTGCGGCAGCGACCTGCACCCCTACCGCGCAGCCGGCAATGCCGCGGCCGCGTTGGGGCTGGGCAGCGGCGGGCCCGTCATCGCGGGCCACGAGCCCTGCGGCGTGGTGGCGGCCGTCGGCGCCGGCGTGCCGGCCGATTTCGCGCCCGTCGGCGCGCGGGTGATGAATCACCACTACAAGGGCTGCGGCCGCTGCAAGCACTGCCGCGTCGGCTGGTCCCAGCTCTGCCGGGGCGGCATCACCGTCTACGGCATGACGGGGCACGGCGGCCACGCGCCCTTCATGAAGGCGCCCGCGTTCACCATGGTCCCGCTGCCCGACGAGCTCTCTTTCGAGGAAGGCGCGGCCGTCTCCTGCGGTACCGGCACCGCCTACGGTGCGCTCAAGCGCATCGACGCTTCGGGACGCGACACGCTCGCAGTGTTCGGCCAGGGCCCTGTAGGCCTCTCTGCAACAATGCTCGGTCACGCCATGGGCGCGCGCGTCATCGCCGTGGACGTCTCCGTCGAGCGGCTCAAGCTCGCCAAGGAGTTCGGTGCCGACGCGGTGGTCAACTCGAAGGAAAGCGATCCGGTCGCCGCCATCCACGACCTGACCCACGGCGAAGGCGCCGAGACAACGATGGACTGCACGGGGGTCGCCGAGGCGCGCGTCGCCGCCGTCAGGAGCGCCGGCACCTGGGGGCGCGTCGCATTTGTTGGCGAGGGCGGCACCGCGACCTTCGACATCAGCAAGCACCTGCTGCGCCGCCAGCTGACCATCCACGCCTCGTGGACCTTCAGCGCGATGGGGCAGGCCGAGTGCGCGCGCTTCATCGTGGACAAGAAGGTGCCGCTCAAGAAGCTCCTGACCCACCGCTTCAAGCTGGACGAGGCCGAGAAGGCCTACAAGCTCTTCGACACTCAGACGACGGGGAAAGGGGTCTTCGTCTTTTAG